One genomic window of Candidatus Woesearchaeota archaeon includes the following:
- a CDS encoding FAD:protein FMN transferase yields MIITKKLMGGNVSIEINNSENDKKVIEYGFFEMQKLINKFNFFDDESMLSKLNLNKDIENDSEFKFILEKGMEFYSKTNGLFNIFLGKDIRDRKTNSKVKEGLNLDIDSIIIFENGKIKLNSDIELDLGGFVKGYIIDVILNLIKKKYDKSNIYIDARGDIVLDSSKKIRIYINNPFENKIIEQEYVDMKRGSIITSGHDKQKYKFGSHILGNKSDIYTITLISEKDKCYELDALGTYFIQLNSEDVLKKIEFDEKYKNIEILIILENGKILKSSFFDMYK; encoded by the coding sequence ATGATTATAACTAAAAAACTTATGGGTGGAAATGTTAGCATTGAAATTAACAATTCTGAAAATGATAAGAAAGTTATTGAATATGGTTTCTTTGAGATGCAAAAATTGATTAACAAATTTAATTTTTTTGATGATGAGAGCATGCTCTCAAAATTGAATTTAAATAAGGATATTGAAAATGATTCTGAATTTAAATTTATTCTTGAAAAGGGAATGGAATTTTATTCAAAGACAAATGGATTGTTTAATATTTTTTTAGGAAAAGATATTAGGGATAGGAAAACTAATTCTAAAGTTAAAGAGGGATTAAATTTAGATATTGATTCTATAATTATTTTTGAAAATGGAAAAATAAAACTTAATTCTGATATTGAACTTGATTTAGGTGGTTTTGTTAAAGGGTATATTATTGATGTAATTCTTAATTTGATTAAAAAAAAATATGATAAGTCCAATATTTATATTGATGCAAGAGGAGATATTGTTCTTGATTCTTCTAAGAAAATAAGGATTTATATTAACAACCCTTTTGAAAATAAAATTATTGAACAAGAATATGTTGATATGAAGAGAGGTTCAATTATAACTTCTGGTCATGATAAACAAAAATATAAATTTGGTTCTCATATTTTAGGAAATAAAAGTGATATTTATACTATTACACTTATTTCAGAAAAAGATAAATGTTATGAACTTGATGCTCTTGGAACTTATTTTATTCAACTTAATTCTGAAGATGTTTTGAAAAAGATAGAATTTGATGAGAAGTATAAAAATATTGAAATATTAATTATTTTAGAGAACGGAAAAATATTAAAGAGTAGTTTCTTTGATATGTATAAATAG